Proteins from a genomic interval of Candidatus Annandia pinicola:
- the dapD gene encoding 2,3,4,5-tetrahydropyridine-2,6-dicarboxylate N-succinyltransferase, whose amino-acid sequence MENLKKTINQAFDNRKNIDFSNVNKELYNNINKIINMLDKGILRVAEKINNLWISYEWIKKAILLYFLIKKNKLIKGSENNYYDKVPLKFNNYEENQFLKDNIRVVPPATVRKGSFISSNVILMPSYINIGAYIGEGTMIDTWATVGSCAQIGKNVHLSGGVGIGGVLEPLQSKPTIIEDNCFIGARSEIVEGVIVESGSVISMGVYIGQSTKIYDREKDIIYNGRVPSGSVVVPGNLLNKNNKYGLYCAVIVKKVDQKTLSKIGINELLRNI is encoded by the coding sequence ATGGAAAATTTAAAAAAAACTATAAATCAAGCTTTTGATAATCGTAAAAATATTGATTTTAGTAATGTCAATAAAGAATTATATAATAATATTAATAAAATTATAAATATGCTTGATAAAGGTATTTTAAGAGTTGCAGAAAAAATAAACAATTTATGGATATCATATGAATGGATTAAAAAAGCAATATTATTATATTTTTTAATAAAAAAAAACAAATTAATTAAAGGATCTGAAAATAATTATTATGATAAAGTTCCTTTAAAATTTAATAATTATGAAGAAAATCAATTTTTAAAAGATAATATAAGAGTAGTACCACCAGCAACAGTTAGAAAAGGATCATTTATATCTTCTAATGTAATATTAATGCCTTCTTATATTAATATTGGTGCTTATATTGGTGAAGGTACTATGATTGATACATGGGCTACTGTAGGTTCATGTGCTCAAATTGGTAAAAATGTACACTTATCTGGAGGTGTTGGTATAGGAGGTGTTTTAGAACCCTTACAATCAAAACCAACTATTATTGAAGATAACTGTTTTATAGGAGCTCGTTCAGAAATAGTAGAAGGTGTAATTGTAGAATCTGGTTCTGTAATATCAATGGGGGTTTATATTGGACAAAGTACAAAAATATATGATAGAGAAAAAGATATTATATATAATGGAAGAGTTCCTTCAGGATCAGTAGTTGTTCCTGGTAATTTATTAAATAAAAATAATAAATATGGTTTATATTGTGCTGTTATAGTTAAAAAAGTAGATCAAAAAACTTTAAGTAAAATAGGTATAAATGAATTATTACGTAATATATAA
- the map gene encoding type I methionyl aminopeptidase — MKITINNNKDIKKMKFICKKASETLEMISLYIKPGITTEKIDTLCHDFIINYQDSSSACLGYQSFPKSICTSINDVVCHGIPNNKTLKEGDIINIDVTLHKDGFYGDTSKMFLVGNKHNNKIKILCKETLRSLYIAIKLVKPGIRLGILGKNIQKHAEKKGLSIVRNYCGHGIGKNFHEDPMVLHYDYYDNGIILKKGMIFTIEPMLNIGKFDTYLDHDGWTVRTMDKKLSAQYEHTILVTESGYEILTLRNNENINYVKI, encoded by the coding sequence ATGAAAATAACAATAAATAATAATAAAGATATAAAAAAAATGAAATTTATTTGTAAAAAAGCTTCTGAAACATTAGAAATGATTAGTTTATATATTAAACCTGGTATAACAACTGAAAAAATAGATACACTATGTCATGATTTTATTATAAACTATCAAGATTCTTCTTCAGCATGTTTAGGTTATCAAAGTTTTCCAAAATCAATATGTACATCTATTAATGATGTAGTATGTCATGGTATCCCTAATAATAAAACTTTAAAAGAAGGGGATATAATTAATATAGATGTTACTTTACATAAAGATGGTTTTTATGGAGATACATCTAAAATGTTTTTAGTAGGTAATAAACATAATAATAAAATAAAAATATTATGTAAAGAAACATTAAGAAGTTTGTATATAGCTATTAAATTAGTTAAACCTGGTATTAGATTAGGTATATTAGGAAAAAATATACAAAAACATGCTGAAAAGAAAGGTTTATCTATAGTAAGAAATTATTGTGGTCACGGTATAGGTAAGAATTTTCATGAAGATCCTATGGTTTTACATTACGATTATTATGATAATGGAATTATATTAAAAAAAGGAATGATTTTTACCATAGAACCAATGTTAAATATAGGAAAATTTGATACTTATTTAGATCATGATGGTTGGACTGTAAGAACTATGGATAAAAAATTATCAGCTCAATATGAACATACTATTTTAGTAACAGAAAGTGGTTATGAAATATTAACTTTAAGAAATAATGAAAATATTAATTACGTTAAAATATAA
- the rpsB gene encoding 30S ribosomal protein S2, with the protein MVKILIKDMLNAGVHYGHQTKYWNPKMKPFIFGVKNKIHIINLETTIKMLNIALIEIYKLSLNKCKILFIGTKKSIRNIIKKTAINCNQFFVNYRWLGGMLTNWVTVNKSIKLLKELEIQSNDGTFNKLTKKEALMRYKELNKLENSLGGIKNMGRLPDAVFIIDVLYERIAVKEANNLNIPVFAIVDTNSNPDGVDFIIPGNDDAIKSINLYLNLISEVINKKKK; encoded by the coding sequence ATGGTAAAAATTTTAATTAAAGATATGTTAAATGCTGGTGTTCATTATGGTCATCAAACTAAATATTGGAATCCTAAAATGAAACCATTTATTTTTGGAGTTAAAAATAAAATACATATTATAAATTTAGAAACTACTATAAAAATGTTAAATATTGCTTTAATAGAAATTTATAAATTATCATTAAATAAATGTAAAATATTATTTATAGGTACAAAAAAATCTATTAGAAATATAATAAAAAAAACTGCTATAAATTGTAATCAGTTTTTTGTAAACTATAGATGGTTAGGTGGTATGTTAACTAATTGGGTAACTGTGAATAAATCTATTAAATTATTAAAAGAATTAGAAATACAATCTAATGATGGAACATTTAATAAACTAACAAAAAAAGAAGCATTAATGCGTTATAAAGAGCTAAATAAATTAGAAAATAGTTTAGGGGGGATTAAAAATATGGGAAGATTACCAGATGCTGTATTTATAATTGATGTTTTATATGAACGTATTGCGGTTAAAGAAGCTAATAATTTAAATATACCAGTATTTGCAATTGTAGATACTAACTCAAATCCAGATGGTGTGGATTTTATAATCCCTGGTAATGATGATGCAATTAAATCAATAAATTTATATTTAAATTTAATTTCTGAAGTTATTAATAAAAAAAAAAAATAA
- the tsf gene encoding translation elongation factor Ts, whose translation MNKYIKLIKELRNKTNVGIVDCKKALIKSKGDIEEAINIMRKEGKINIHKKLKNKAVNGIILIKSNRKLEVIIEINCETDFVSKNIIFIKFCEKVINTIIKKNIYDINILKNIFKNDIEKLVYTFGENIKINRLGVLKDSCMDYYLHDKKIGVLISSYNAPKKILKSIAMHIAASNPRYINVKDVPLDIIEKEKKIQLEILIKNKKDKIFFERIIKGKIKKFIDSIVLSEQNFIFETSKKVKKVLNEYNILIKNFIRFELGES comes from the coding sequence ATGAATAAATATATAAAATTAATAAAAGAATTAAGAAATAAAACTAATGTTGGAATTGTAGATTGTAAAAAAGCTTTAATTAAATCTAAGGGTGATATAGAAGAAGCAATTAATATTATGAGAAAAGAAGGTAAAATTAATATACACAAAAAATTAAAAAACAAAGCTGTAAATGGAATTATATTAATTAAATCAAACAGAAAATTAGAAGTAATTATTGAAATAAATTGTGAAACTGATTTTGTATCTAAAAATATTATTTTTATAAAATTTTGTGAAAAAGTAATAAATACTATTATTAAAAAAAATATTTATGATATTAATATTTTAAAAAACATATTTAAAAATGATATAGAAAAATTAGTTTATACCTTTGGAGAAAATATTAAAATTAATAGATTAGGTGTATTAAAAGATAGTTGTATGGATTATTATTTACATGACAAAAAAATTGGTGTACTAATTTCTTCATATAATGCTCCAAAAAAAATATTGAAAAGTATAGCAATGCATATAGCAGCAAGTAATCCAAGATATATAAATGTAAAAGATGTACCATTAGATATTATAGAAAAAGAAAAAAAAATACAATTAGAAATTTTAATTAAAAATAAAAAAGATAAAATTTTTTTTGAGAGAATAATTAAAGGTAAAATTAAAAAATTTATAGATAGTATTGTTTTATCAGAACAAAATTTTATATTTGAAACTTCTAAAAAAGTTAAAAAAGTTTTAAATGAATATAATATTTTAATTAAAAATTTTATTCGTTTTGAATTAGGTGAATCATAA
- the frr gene encoding ribosome recycling factor yields the protein MIKKEIKKTHIEMENSFNSFKKSIMKLQTGRASIEILDGIMVNYHNNLVPLKTLSHITVKNSHTLNISIFDQLSKNNIKKSIIESNLGFNPIDDGNNIIIPIPQLTKERRNHFIKIAKNNAEKSRISIRNHRKYKKIFIKNLVKNDKITKDEEYYLLDEIQKFTNQYIKKINDILKKKEEELMKF from the coding sequence ATGATAAAAAAAGAAATTAAAAAAACTCATATTGAAATGGAAAATAGTTTTAATTCTTTTAAAAAAAGTATTATGAAATTACAAACTGGAAGAGCTTCTATTGAAATATTAGATGGTATTATGGTAAATTATCATAATAATTTGGTTCCATTAAAAACATTAAGTCATATTACAGTTAAAAATTCTCATACTTTAAATATTAGTATTTTTGATCAATTATCAAAAAATAACATTAAAAAATCTATTATAGAATCAAATTTAGGATTTAATCCTATTGATGATGGTAATAATATAATTATACCAATACCACAATTGACAAAAGAGAGAAGAAATCATTTTATTAAAATTGCTAAAAATAATGCAGAAAAATCAAGAATATCAATACGTAATCATAGAAAATATAAAAAAATATTTATTAAAAATTTAGTTAAAAATGATAAAATTACAAAAGATGAAGAATATTATTTATTAGATGAAATACAAAAATTTACTAATCAATATATTAAAAAAATTAATGATATTTTAAAAAAAAAAGAAGAAGAATTAATGAAATTTTAA
- the dnaE gene encoding DNA polymerase III subunit alpha → MNSSNFIHLRIHSDFSLKDGLSKVDSLVKKAKYMKMKSIAITDFTNMYGVIKFYNKSHFYGIKPIIGVDFKMQWNLLGIKNSKITILAMNIIGYKNLINITSLAYQNGYNINDGPKINFKHLIKYNKGLIILSGGCHGDIGQSILTNNNVSLEYFTDFYKKYFDNKFYLEIMRTGRDNEDIYIDSVLKLSFNKKLPLVATNEVCFLNKSDFYIHEVRVAIYNKYNLNNYYPKKYSEQQYMRSSEEMCSIFSDIPSAIQNTLEISKRCNVILDLNKCFLPKFPVTKLNEKNVLIMKSKNGLENRLSNKKILIRNKRKKIKKYKKRLLKELNIINKSGFSGYFLIVMEFIKWAKKNKIPVGPGRGSGAGSLVAYSLNITDLDPIEFNLLFERFLNLERISMPDFDIDFCMNQRDKVIEHVIKLYGRYKVAQIITFGTMTAKSVIRDVGRVLGNPYKFVDKIAKLVPTNQGISLKQAFKKSPQLSKIYKYDNNARILINIAIKLEGLTRNIGKHAGGLVISPRKITDFVPLYCDHNGNNLITQFDKYDIEKIGLIKFDFLGLRTLTVINSTINIINNNNKKNFNINKISLCDKKVFLKLKEANTTSIFQLESYGMKELIFKLKPDCFEDIIALISLFRPGPLKSGMVNNFINRKHGKENIYYPDIKCHYIGLKKILKPTYGIILYQEQVMEVAKKIADYNLGDADILCRAMSKKNKSEMKKQRDIFQFRAIKKGINKNIAIKIFNLISNFAEYGFNKSHSTAYALLSYQTMWLKTYYPSEFMLSVINSDIDNINKVVKLIYECRNMNLKIIPPNINYSIYKFSINNKGNIIYGMGAIKGIQKKLIIKIISSRIKFGKFINLYDLCLKSNIKKMHTKMMEKIIKSGSLDLFNLKRELLINLLPSTIKHAENYRYNKNIGQIQLFQKDNNNIIKINKILKNNVKNIKYWDNDIKLKKEKESLGFYITDHPINKYKYIIKKYIGYSLKEILNYRYIKEKVMVIGMILFLKFINTKKKKKICICVLNDNNNQIEIILFSNLVNKYNDILLKNNIIIVKGIIQHDIFKNRNKIIAYNLININSLKKYKLFSLNLYFMKYHINNIFIKKIYKLLNLCSYGLIKVNLFYKKNKKIVKLLNNNFIYIKFDFNFIKKIRLLFGLNKIKFNFISKKK, encoded by the coding sequence ATGAATTCATCTAATTTTATTCATCTAAGAATACATAGTGATTTTTCTTTAAAAGATGGTTTAAGTAAAGTAGATTCTTTAGTTAAAAAAGCTAAATATATGAAAATGAAATCTATTGCAATTACAGATTTCACTAACATGTATGGAGTAATAAAGTTTTATAATAAATCTCATTTTTATGGTATAAAACCTATTATAGGTGTAGATTTTAAGATGCAATGGAATTTATTAGGAATAAAAAACTCTAAAATTACAATTTTAGCAATGAATATTATTGGTTATAAAAATTTAATTAATATTACATCATTAGCTTATCAAAATGGATATAATATAAATGATGGACCAAAAATAAATTTTAAACATTTAATTAAATATAATAAAGGTCTTATTATATTATCAGGTGGTTGTCATGGTGATATTGGACAAAGTATATTAACAAATAACAATGTTTCTTTAGAATATTTTACAGATTTTTATAAAAAATATTTTGATAACAAATTTTATTTAGAAATAATGCGAACCGGGCGTGATAATGAAGATATATATATAGATTCGGTATTAAAATTATCTTTTAATAAAAAACTACCTTTAGTTGCTACTAATGAAGTTTGTTTTTTAAATAAATCAGATTTTTATATACATGAAGTAAGGGTTGCTATTTATAATAAATATAATTTAAATAATTATTATCCTAAAAAATATAGCGAACAGCAATATATGCGTAGTTCAGAAGAAATGTGTTCAATATTTTCTGATATACCTTCTGCAATACAAAATACTTTAGAAATTTCTAAACGCTGTAATGTAATATTAGATTTAAATAAGTGTTTCTTACCTAAATTTCCTGTTACAAAATTAAATGAAAAAAATGTATTAATTATGAAATCTAAAAATGGTTTAGAAAATAGATTATCAAATAAAAAAATTTTAATAAGAAACAAAAGAAAAAAAATTAAAAAATATAAGAAAAGACTATTAAAAGAATTAAATATTATTAATAAATCTGGATTTTCTGGATATTTTTTAATTGTTATGGAATTTATAAAATGGGCTAAAAAAAATAAAATTCCAGTAGGTCCTGGAAGAGGTTCTGGAGCTGGATCACTAGTTGCTTATTCATTAAATATAACTGATTTAGATCCAATTGAATTTAATTTACTTTTTGAAAGATTTTTAAATTTAGAAAGAATTTCTATGCCAGATTTTGATATTGATTTTTGTATGAATCAAAGAGACAAAGTTATAGAACATGTTATAAAATTATATGGTAGGTATAAAGTAGCTCAAATTATCACTTTTGGTACTATGACAGCTAAATCAGTAATTAGAGATGTAGGTAGAGTATTAGGAAATCCATATAAATTTGTTGATAAAATAGCTAAATTAGTACCCACAAATCAAGGAATAAGTTTAAAACAAGCGTTTAAAAAATCACCACAATTATCAAAAATATATAAATATGATAATAATGCTAGAATTTTAATAAATATAGCCATTAAATTAGAAGGTTTAACACGTAATATTGGAAAACATGCTGGAGGATTAGTTATATCTCCAAGAAAAATTACTGATTTTGTACCTTTATATTGTGATCATAATGGAAATAATTTAATAACTCAATTTGATAAGTATGATATTGAAAAGATAGGTTTAATAAAATTTGATTTTTTAGGATTACGTACATTAACAGTTATAAATTCTACAATAAATATTATTAATAATAATAATAAAAAAAATTTTAATATAAACAAAATATCATTATGTGATAAAAAGGTTTTTTTAAAATTAAAAGAAGCAAATACAACTTCAATTTTTCAATTAGAATCTTATGGTATGAAAGAATTAATTTTTAAATTAAAACCAGATTGTTTTGAAGATATTATAGCTTTAATATCTTTATTCAGACCAGGTCCTTTAAAATCAGGAATGGTTAATAATTTTATAAATAGAAAACATGGAAAAGAAAATATTTATTACCCTGATATAAAATGTCATTATATTGGTTTAAAAAAAATATTAAAACCTACCTATGGTATTATTTTATATCAAGAACAAGTAATGGAAGTTGCAAAAAAAATAGCTGATTATAATTTAGGGGATGCTGATATTTTATGTAGAGCTATGAGTAAAAAAAATAAATCTGAAATGAAAAAACAAAGAGATATTTTTCAATTTAGAGCTATAAAAAAAGGTATAAATAAAAATATAGCAATTAAAATATTTAATTTAATATCAAATTTTGCAGAATATGGATTTAATAAATCTCATTCTACAGCTTATGCATTATTATCTTATCAAACCATGTGGTTAAAAACTTATTATCCTTCAGAATTTATGTTATCAGTGATAAATTCAGATATAGATAATATTAATAAGGTAGTTAAATTAATATATGAATGTCGTAATATGAACTTAAAAATAATACCTCCAAATATAAATTATAGTATATATAAATTTAGTATAAATAATAAAGGAAATATTATTTATGGAATGGGGGCAATTAAAGGAATACAAAAAAAATTAATTATTAAAATTATTTCATCAAGAATTAAATTTGGTAAATTTATAAATTTATATGATTTATGTTTAAAATCAAATATAAAAAAAATGCATACTAAAATGATGGAAAAAATTATTAAATCTGGGTCCTTAGATTTATTTAATCTTAAAAGAGAATTATTAATTAATTTATTACCTAGTACAATTAAACATGCAGAAAATTATCGTTATAATAAAAATATTGGTCAAATTCAGTTATTTCAAAAAGATAATAATAATATTATTAAAATAAATAAAATTTTAAAAAATAATGTTAAAAATATTAAATATTGGGATAATGATATAAAATTAAAAAAAGAAAAAGAATCTTTAGGTTTTTATATAACTGATCATCCAATTAATAAATATAAATATATAATAAAAAAATATATAGGTTATTCTTTAAAAGAAATATTAAATTATAGGTATATTAAAGAAAAAGTTATGGTAATAGGTATGATATTATTTTTAAAATTTATTAATACTAAAAAAAAAAAAAAAATTTGTATATGTGTATTAAATGATAACAATAATCAAATAGAAATAATATTATTTTCAAATTTAGTTAATAAATATAATGATATTTTATTAAAAAACAATATTATAATTGTTAAAGGAATTATACAACATGATATATTTAAAAATAGAAATAAAATAATAGCATATAATTTAATTAATATTAATAGTTTAAAAAAATATAAATTGTTTTCTTTAAATTTATATTTTATGAAATATCATATTAACAATATTTTTATTAAAAAAATATATAAATTATTAAATTTATGTTCATATGGATTAATAAAAGTTAATTTATTTTATAAAAAAAATAAAAAAATTGTAAAATTATTAAATAATAATTTTATTTATATTAAGTTTGATTTTAATTTTATTAAAAAAATACGTTTATTGTTTGGATTAAATAAAATTAAATTTAATTTTATATCAAAAAAAAAATAA
- the tilS gene encoding tRNA lysidine(34) synthetase TilS has protein sequence MIYNNKNFLIAYSGGIDSTFLLYKFANLRKYYNINIRAIYINHKLHSNSDIWIYHCKEQCDIWRIPLIIEKINIIDINSNIENNARKLRYKAIKKHILPNEILLTAHHMDDQCETFILSLKRGSGPQGLSSIRFKRNFFNTKIIRPLLNYTKKKIKILSKKNDLTWIDDSSNLNNNFDRNFLRNKILPLINKKWPFFTKNVNKSAKLCNDQENLLNRLSANDFNRISLKKNMLNIYNLKKKNKKYSFYLLKKWIQNNTNFIPSYKIIKSIYKEIINPNLNTNPKFIINKHIIKKYKNNIYIII, from the coding sequence ATGATTTATAATAATAAAAATTTTTTAATTGCATATAGTGGTGGTATAGATTCTACTTTTTTACTTTATAAATTTGCAAATTTAAGAAAATATTATAATATTAATATTAGAGCAATTTATATAAATCATAAATTACATAGTAATTCTGATATTTGGATTTATCATTGTAAAGAACAATGTGATATTTGGAGAATACCTTTAATAATTGAAAAAATAAATATAATTGATATTAATAGTAATATTGAAAATAATGCTAGAAAATTAAGATATAAAGCTATAAAAAAACATATATTACCAAATGAAATTTTATTAACAGCACATCATATGGATGATCAATGTGAAACCTTTATATTATCATTAAAACGTGGTAGTGGTCCACAAGGTTTATCTTCTATAAGATTTAAAAGAAACTTTTTTAATACAAAAATAATAAGACCTTTATTAAATTATACTAAAAAAAAAATTAAAATATTATCTAAAAAAAATGATTTAACTTGGATAGATGATTCTAGTAATTTAAATAATAATTTTGACAGAAATTTTTTGAGAAATAAAATATTACCATTAATAAATAAAAAATGGCCTTTTTTTACTAAAAATGTTAATAAAAGCGCAAAATTATGTAATGATCAAGAAAATCTATTAAATAGATTATCTGCTAATGATTTTAATAGAATATCTTTAAAAAAAAATATGTTAAATATTTATAATTTAAAAAAAAAAAATAAAAAATATTCTTTTTATTTATTAAAAAAATGGATTCAAAATAATACTAATTTTATTCCATCATATAAAATAATTAAAAGTATTTATAAAGAAATAATTAACCCTAATTTAAATACTAATCCAAAATTTAT